A genomic region of Exiguobacterium oxidotolerans JCM 12280 contains the following coding sequences:
- a CDS encoding YtxH domain-containing protein, translating to MTKQHPYQAQDQNSSKGGGFLAGIIVGGLIGAAAALLSSPKSGSEMRGMLDERTAPARQRLNEQTQVVREKAEPLVGEWIQLAKDKAAPVIEKAKKNSTVQEAAQYAGFEKDQASIDAALAEAEQLVRDIEREIGEEVDGAAVAEQLDTETVADLSELREGLEEDQEDEAEENDPQANMANEKKPKK from the coding sequence ATGACAAAACAACACCCATACCAAGCCCAGGACCAAAATTCTTCAAAAGGTGGCGGCTTCTTAGCAGGCATCATCGTTGGAGGATTGATTGGTGCAGCCGCTGCATTACTTTCAAGCCCAAAGTCAGGAAGCGAGATGCGTGGCATGCTCGACGAGCGTACAGCTCCTGCACGCCAACGCTTGAATGAACAAACACAAGTGGTCCGTGAAAAAGCGGAGCCGCTCGTCGGCGAATGGATTCAACTGGCAAAAGATAAAGCAGCACCTGTCATCGAAAAAGCGAAAAAAAATTCAACTGTTCAAGAAGCGGCGCAATACGCTGGTTTTGAAAAAGACCAGGCAAGCATTGACGCAGCACTTGCAGAAGCAGAACAACTCGTGCGAGACATCGAACGAGAAATCGGTGAAGAAGTCGACGGAGCTGCTGTTGCGGAACAACTTGATACAGAGACTGTCGCTGATCTTTCAGAACTGCGTGAAGGTTTAGAAGAAGATCAAGAAGATGAGGCTGAGGAAAACGATCCGCAAGCAAACATGGCAAACGAGAAAAAGCCGAAGAAGTAA
- a CDS encoding DUF1304 domain-containing protein: protein MNLLGTILVLLVALEHFYILALEMFFLSSKPALRTFGLTKEIAADPRIKTLFANQGLYNGFLAAGLIFGLVLDSSVIQLFFLSCVIIAALYGAATANVSILYKQGLPAILAFLVVLFF from the coding sequence ATGAACCTACTGGGAACAATTCTTGTTTTACTTGTTGCCCTTGAACATTTCTATATTTTAGCTCTTGAAATGTTTTTCTTATCTTCAAAACCGGCGCTTCGTACGTTTGGACTAACGAAAGAAATCGCAGCAGATCCACGCATCAAGACATTGTTTGCCAATCAAGGATTATACAATGGCTTTCTTGCTGCCGGATTGATTTTCGGTCTCGTCCTTGATTCGTCTGTCATTCAACTGTTTTTCTTAAGTTGTGTCATCATCGCCGCCCTGTACGGTGCAGCGACAGCAAATGTCTCGATTCTCTATAAACAAGGACTGCCTGCCATTCTGGCATTTCTCGTCGTATTATTTTTTTAG
- a CDS encoding DUF948 domain-containing protein has protein sequence MEITLGGIAGLVAAIAFVVLVIFLARVLGAASKTLNNVADTTAGLERQLDGIMMETTALLHKTNRLVDTIEEKTELLAPVANSIEELGTSLNKVTDSVRTVSDTVAGAADTNKEQIAQAVRWGSVAVELFKKNKPESGQPVSSSSTATTTVEKKQRRRFRKQADTPVTPEVVSVPDVESIPDELKGDRKS, from the coding sequence ATGGAAATCACATTAGGCGGTATCGCCGGACTAGTCGCTGCAATCGCATTCGTAGTGCTCGTTATCTTTCTAGCGCGCGTACTTGGTGCAGCAAGCAAGACACTAAATAATGTCGCAGACACAACAGCAGGGCTAGAACGCCAGCTGGACGGAATTATGATGGAGACGACGGCGTTGCTACATAAAACGAATCGTCTTGTCGATACGATCGAAGAAAAAACAGAGCTCCTTGCACCGGTCGCGAACTCGATTGAAGAGTTAGGAACATCGCTAAACAAAGTGACGGATTCTGTTCGAACTGTTTCTGATACAGTAGCAGGGGCAGCAGATACGAACAAAGAACAGATTGCTCAAGCGGTTCGTTGGGGCTCAGTCGCTGTTGAACTCTTTAAAAAGAATAAACCGGAATCAGGTCAACCTGTTTCATCTTCTAGTACGGCTACAACAACGGTGGAGAAAAAACAACGCCGCCGTTTCCGTAAACAGGCAGATACACCGGTGACACCAGAAGTCGTGTCAGTGCCAGATGTTGAAAGTATTCCAGATGAATTGAAGGGAGATCGTAAATCATGA
- a CDS encoding aminopeptidase, translated as MRDPRLTQLATNLINYSVALAPGEKVLIENFGIERELVEALVDAAYEAGGLPFVLLKDNRILRKLYRNASEEQLQLMADIEQKQMQAMDAYIGLRAGDNINELSDVPSDKMKLYGQTLGKMHTQDRVKGTKWVVLRFPTASMAQLANQSTEAFEDFYFDVCTLDYEKMGTAMEPLVELMNRTDRVRLVGEGTDLTFSIKDIAAIKCAGNANIPDGEVFTAPVKDSVNGVISYNTPSPYQGFTFENVKLTFENGKIVEATANDTDRINQVFDTDAGARFVGEFAIGVNPFIQHPMKDILFDEKIDGSFHFTPGQAYAEAYNGNDSSVHWDLVNIQRPDYGGGEIWFDDVLIRKDGRFVLPELEVLNPENLK; from the coding sequence ATGCGCGATCCACGTCTTACACAACTTGCAACGAACTTAATTAATTATTCTGTTGCACTGGCTCCTGGTGAAAAAGTTTTAATTGAAAATTTCGGAATTGAGCGCGAATTGGTCGAAGCACTCGTTGATGCTGCCTATGAAGCAGGCGGACTTCCATTCGTCCTGTTGAAGGATAATCGTATTCTACGAAAATTATACCGAAATGCATCAGAAGAGCAACTTCAATTGATGGCTGACATCGAGCAAAAGCAGATGCAAGCGATGGACGCTTATATCGGCTTGCGTGCCGGCGATAACATCAATGAATTATCTGACGTGCCATCGGACAAAATGAAGTTATACGGACAAACATTAGGGAAAATGCATACCCAAGATCGTGTCAAAGGAACGAAATGGGTCGTCCTCCGCTTCCCGACAGCTTCGATGGCTCAACTTGCCAATCAATCAACAGAAGCGTTTGAAGACTTCTACTTCGATGTCTGTACGCTGGATTATGAGAAAATGGGAACCGCGATGGAACCACTCGTCGAGCTCATGAATCGGACTGATCGTGTCCGCCTCGTCGGTGAAGGAACAGACTTGACCTTCTCCATCAAAGACATCGCCGCAATCAAGTGTGCCGGTAATGCGAACATTCCTGACGGTGAAGTCTTTACAGCACCAGTCAAAGATTCCGTCAATGGTGTCATTTCTTACAATACACCATCACCTTATCAAGGCTTTACGTTCGAAAACGTCAAACTGACATTCGAAAACGGAAAAATCGTTGAGGCAACTGCAAATGATACAGACCGCATCAATCAAGTGTTTGATACAGATGCCGGTGCACGTTTCGTCGGTGAATTCGCGATTGGCGTCAATCCATTCATCCAACATCCGATGAAAGACATTTTATTTGACGAAAAAATTGATGGCAGTTTCCACTTTACGCCGGGGCAAGCTTACGCTGAAGCCTATAACGGAAACGATTCTTCGGTCCATTGGGACTTGGTCAACATTCAACGCCCGGATTATGGCGGCGGTGAAATTTGGTTCGACGATGTGTTGATTCGTAAAGATGGACGATTCGTCCTTCCTGAACTCGAAGTCTTGAACCCGGAAAATCTAAAATAA
- the ytpR gene encoding YtpR family tRNA-binding protein, whose amino-acid sequence MNVFYNKEGVGDVLMVILADAPRAEVTAERAGAVATIFHHERVIGYNIFEASQQFELSAVGPVELTPELVKKIQTVLADNGVELVIDDIDYSPKFVVGYVNSCEKHPDADKLSICQVEVDGDTLQIVCGAPNVAEGQKVVVAKPGAVMPSGLIIRPSALRGIPSSGMLCSARELALPDASQEKGILVLEDSAHTGEAFLIGR is encoded by the coding sequence ATGAATGTGTTTTATAATAAAGAAGGTGTTGGTGACGTCTTGATGGTCATCCTAGCAGATGCACCACGAGCGGAAGTTACAGCTGAACGTGCAGGTGCTGTCGCGACGATTTTCCATCATGAACGTGTGATTGGATACAATATTTTTGAAGCGTCACAGCAATTTGAATTGAGTGCAGTCGGACCAGTTGAACTGACACCCGAACTCGTCAAAAAAATTCAAACCGTGTTAGCGGACAATGGCGTAGAGCTTGTAATCGATGACATCGATTACTCACCTAAATTCGTTGTTGGATACGTTAACTCTTGTGAAAAACATCCGGATGCAGATAAATTATCGATTTGCCAAGTCGAAGTGGATGGAGACACACTTCAAATTGTTTGTGGCGCCCCGAACGTCGCAGAAGGACAAAAAGTTGTCGTTGCTAAGCCTGGGGCGGTCATGCCATCCGGTTTAATCATTCGACCTTCTGCACTTCGTGGTATACCGTCAAGCGGGATGCTTTGTTCTGCCCGTGAACTCGCATTACCAGACGCATCACAAGAAAAAGGAATTCTAGTATTAGAGGATTCAGCACATACTGGAGAGGCATTCTTAATCGGCCGTTGA
- the murC gene encoding UDP-N-acetylmuramate--L-alanine ligase, giving the protein MTKYHFVGIKGTGMSALAQVLHEMNHQVQGSDIEKHIFTEDALRAKGIPFFPFNADNIEEDQIIIQGNAFGDEHPEIARANELGLTIYHYYDFLGHLADEYRSVAITGSHGKTSTTGLLSHVLSGITPTAFLIGDGTGAGVEEAKAFVFEACEYKRHFLYYKPDYAIMTNIDFDHSDYFTGIDDVVSAFQEMAMQVKQAIIACGDDEHLQNIQANVPVLYYGFGQNNDFRAENVKSTPDGTSFDVYLRDDFYGTFLIPGFGQHHVLNALSVIAICQYEGLNKEDVAARLSSFGGVKRRFSETNFGSQVLVDDYAHHPKEISATIESARKKYPDREVIAIFQPHTYTRLKSFMDDFATSLREADATYLCEIFGSAREQEGQVRIEDLQEKIPNADILTRDNVSILSKHDNAVLLFMGAGDIQTYQQQYEGKR; this is encoded by the coding sequence ATGACAAAGTATCATTTTGTTGGGATTAAAGGGACTGGAATGAGTGCACTTGCCCAAGTATTACATGAGATGAACCATCAAGTACAAGGTTCAGATATCGAAAAACACATCTTTACTGAGGACGCTTTACGGGCCAAAGGAATTCCGTTTTTCCCGTTTAACGCTGACAACATCGAAGAAGATCAAATCATCATTCAAGGAAATGCGTTTGGTGATGAACACCCAGAAATCGCGCGGGCAAATGAACTTGGTTTAACGATTTATCATTACTACGATTTTTTAGGTCATCTAGCAGACGAATATCGTTCAGTTGCAATCACAGGGTCACATGGTAAAACATCGACGACAGGTCTGTTGTCACATGTCTTAAGCGGAATCACGCCGACCGCATTTTTGATTGGTGACGGAACAGGGGCTGGCGTCGAAGAGGCGAAAGCTTTTGTATTTGAAGCATGTGAATATAAGCGTCACTTTTTATACTACAAGCCGGATTATGCGATCATGACGAACATCGATTTTGATCACTCGGATTACTTTACGGGGATTGATGACGTTGTTTCAGCATTCCAGGAGATGGCGATGCAAGTCAAGCAAGCCATCATTGCATGTGGAGACGATGAACATCTTCAAAACATTCAAGCGAATGTGCCTGTATTGTATTATGGTTTTGGACAAAATAATGATTTCCGGGCAGAGAATGTCAAGTCGACGCCAGACGGAACATCATTCGATGTTTATTTACGGGACGACTTTTACGGTACGTTCTTGATTCCAGGGTTCGGTCAACACCATGTTTTGAATGCTTTATCGGTCATCGCAATCTGTCAATATGAAGGATTGAATAAAGAGGATGTCGCAGCACGTCTGTCTTCATTCGGAGGAGTTAAGCGTCGCTTTAGTGAAACGAATTTCGGATCACAAGTTTTAGTCGATGATTATGCACACCATCCGAAAGAAATCAGTGCAACGATTGAATCGGCACGTAAAAAATATCCGGATCGGGAAGTCATCGCGATTTTCCAACCGCACACGTACACGCGCTTAAAGTCATTCATGGATGATTTTGCAACATCGCTTCGTGAAGCGGATGCTACGTACCTGTGTGAAATCTTTGGATCGGCTCGAGAACAAGAAGGGCAAGTTCGGATTGAGGATCTTCAAGAGAAGATTCCGAACGCTGACATCTTGACGCGAGATAACGTCTCGATTTTGAGTAAACATGACAATGCCGTTCTGTTGTTCATGGGCGCGGGGGATATCCAAACATACCAACAGCAGTATGAAGGAAAAAGATAA
- a CDS encoding Dps family protein: MISNHAKTALNQQVANYGVLFVKLHNYHWYIKGPEFLTLHVKLEELYTWVSEQYDVVAERLLMNNGNPSATMKEYLEQTTLEEAKSGLSADQMVESVISDFQQVRKEMLEAIEHLEAQDVTVEDDLLAQAKEIEKQIWMLRATLKK, from the coding sequence ATGATTAGTAATCACGCGAAGACAGCTTTAAACCAACAGGTCGCAAACTATGGTGTGTTGTTCGTCAAACTCCATAACTACCATTGGTATATTAAAGGACCGGAATTCCTGACGCTTCATGTCAAACTAGAAGAATTGTATACATGGGTTTCTGAACAGTATGATGTGGTCGCGGAACGACTATTGATGAACAATGGGAATCCGTCAGCGACGATGAAAGAATATTTAGAGCAGACGACGCTTGAAGAAGCTAAATCTGGATTATCTGCCGATCAGATGGTTGAATCCGTCATCAGCGACTTCCAACAAGTACGTAAAGAAATGCTGGAAGCGATCGAACATCTCGAAGCGCAAGATGTGACGGTCGAAGATGATTTGCTCGCTCAAGCAAAAGAAATCGAAAAACAAATTTGGATGTTGCGTGCGACATTAAAAAAATAA
- a CDS encoding DUF5698 domain-containing protein has protein sequence MGQIFLILLLQLIYVPVLTLRTIMLVKGRTVIAGIFGTVETLIYIFALGVVFRDLTTLGMVVYALGFGLGILIGGFVERKLAIGYNMIQVHTQEFPAELIQVIRDNGFGVTHYQGQGRDGVRYRLDVLAARTRMKVLRGLVEEYEPKAFLVAFDSVDFKGGYMLKGLKRQK, from the coding sequence ATGGGACAAATTTTCTTGATTTTATTATTGCAACTTATATATGTGCCTGTCCTGACACTCCGGACAATCATGCTCGTCAAAGGGCGGACCGTCATCGCCGGGATCTTCGGGACGGTCGAAACGTTAATTTATATCTTTGCTTTAGGCGTCGTCTTCCGTGATTTGACGACACTCGGGATGGTCGTCTACGCACTCGGATTCGGACTCGGTATTTTAATTGGAGGCTTCGTCGAAAGAAAACTTGCGATTGGCTACAACATGATTCAAGTCCATACACAAGAATTTCCGGCTGAACTGATTCAAGTCATCCGCGATAACGGATTTGGTGTCACCCATTACCAAGGACAGGGACGCGACGGCGTCCGGTACCGTCTCGATGTACTTGCAGCACGGACGCGGATGAAAGTATTGCGTGGTTTAGTCGAAGAATATGAACCGAAAGCATTCCTCGTTGCTTTCGATTCAGTCGACTTTAAAGGGGGATACATGCTGAAGGGGTTAAAACGTCAAAAGTAA
- a CDS encoding M42 family metallopeptidase — translation MNEKTKDLFKTLTELNGAPGFEHEVRQFVRERITPVTDEIVTDGIGSIFGKRTGQADGPKVMVAGHMDEVAFMVTQITKNGMLRIQPLGGWWSQVLLAQRFSICGDHGIIPGIIASTPPHLLTEEVRNKPMAIKDMFIDIGADSKEEAESFGVRPGIPAVPFFPFTPMANPKKIMAKAWDNRYGVGMAIELLEETKAADHPNVLFSGATVQEEVGLRGAQTATNMIDPDVAFVVDASPANDASGDKTEFGQLGQGPLLRIKDSVMILSKEMTDYVLDTAESNKIPYQYYVGAGGTDGGVIHRSNNGIPTTVVGLPARYIHTHASIMHTDDYDAAKELLKKLVTQLDATTLATLQVK, via the coding sequence GTGAATGAAAAGACAAAAGATCTATTTAAAACATTGACGGAATTGAACGGTGCTCCGGGGTTTGAGCATGAAGTCAGACAGTTCGTCCGGGAGCGGATTACACCGGTGACGGATGAAATCGTTACAGATGGTATCGGATCGATTTTCGGTAAACGGACGGGTCAGGCCGATGGTCCGAAAGTGATGGTCGCAGGTCATATGGACGAAGTTGCCTTCATGGTCACACAAATCACGAAGAACGGGATGCTTCGGATTCAGCCGCTCGGTGGTTGGTGGAGTCAAGTTTTACTTGCACAACGCTTTTCGATTTGTGGCGATCATGGAATCATTCCAGGAATCATCGCATCGACGCCGCCGCATCTCTTAACAGAGGAAGTGCGGAATAAACCAATGGCGATCAAAGACATGTTCATCGATATCGGGGCGGACTCAAAAGAAGAAGCAGAATCGTTTGGCGTCCGACCAGGAATTCCGGCTGTTCCATTTTTCCCGTTCACACCGATGGCGAATCCGAAAAAAATCATGGCGAAAGCCTGGGACAACCGGTACGGGGTCGGTATGGCGATTGAGTTGTTGGAAGAGACGAAGGCAGCCGATCATCCGAATGTCTTATTCTCAGGTGCGACGGTCCAAGAAGAAGTGGGATTACGCGGAGCACAGACGGCGACGAATATGATTGATCCGGATGTCGCATTTGTTGTCGACGCTTCACCAGCGAACGATGCTTCTGGTGACAAAACCGAATTCGGTCAGCTCGGACAAGGACCATTGCTCCGCATCAAGGATAGCGTCATGATTCTTTCGAAAGAGATGACGGATTACGTCCTCGATACGGCAGAGTCGAACAAGATTCCGTATCAGTATTACGTCGGGGCAGGCGGGACGGATGGTGGCGTTATCCATCGTTCGAACAACGGGATTCCGACGACGGTCGTGGGCCTACCGGCTCGTTATATCCATACGCATGCTTCAATCATGCACACGGATGACTACGATGCAGCAAAAGAATTATTGAAAAAACTCGTCACGCAATTGGATGCGACGACGCTCGCGACACTACAAGTGAAGTAA
- a CDS encoding thioredoxin family protein, translating to MKKLDSQQLFETAKQGNAVFLFSANWCPDCRFLDPFMPEIESKFSEFEFYYVDRDEHMEIAQEMDIFGIPSFVAYRGNEETGRYVGKERKTPEQVTEFLETV from the coding sequence ATGAAAAAACTTGATTCTCAACAACTATTTGAAACAGCGAAGCAAGGAAATGCTGTTTTTCTCTTTTCAGCAAACTGGTGCCCGGACTGCCGCTTTCTCGATCCGTTCATGCCAGAAATCGAAAGTAAATTCAGTGAGTTTGAATTTTATTACGTCGACCGTGATGAACATATGGAAATTGCCCAGGAAATGGACATCTTCGGCATTCCGAGTTTCGTTGCCTATCGTGGAAACGAAGAAACAGGACGTTACGTCGGAAAAGAACGTAAAACACCTGAACAAGTGACCGAATTTTTAGAAACAGTCTGA
- a CDS encoding PepSY domain-containing protein — translation MKKRYWIIGLAAAVVATFAVKKAVDNKQLSAEEALEITKRTFSAKGRVQGAWISATPEAYAYESRDYQSYKGGISVLEGDDEKTYQFTVDAETGALLEYA, via the coding sequence ATGAAAAAACGCTATTGGATTATCGGTTTGGCAGCAGCTGTCGTTGCAACTTTCGCAGTTAAGAAGGCTGTCGACAACAAACAACTATCTGCCGAGGAAGCTCTCGAAATCACGAAACGCACATTTTCAGCAAAAGGACGTGTCCAAGGTGCATGGATCTCTGCAACACCAGAGGCGTACGCATATGAGTCACGTGACTACCAAAGCTACAAAGGTGGCATCTCGGTTCTTGAAGGTGACGATGAAAAAACGTATCAATTCACAGTTGATGCAGAAACAGGCGCTTTACTCGAATACGCATAA
- a CDS encoding bifunctional 3-deoxy-7-phosphoheptulonate synthase/chorismate mutase: MDQQAELKRLRDELDLVNADLLELINKRGEIAVEIGKVKRAQGLDRYDPVRERQMLESIAENNHGPFETGRLQHMFKEIFKASLELQGEDRTRKLLVSRKQKPTNTIIRVGDDVIGDGSQQLIAGPCAVESEEQVFEVAAQLAKHGVRFMRGGAYKPRTSPYDFQGLGLEGLKMLKKAADAHNLHVITEIMTPSAVESALPYVDIIQVGARNMQNFDLLKEVGRTNKPVLLKRGLSATLEEFMYAAEYIMASGNDQVILCERGIRTYERATRNTLDISAVPILKQETHLPVMVDVTHSTGRKDILLPTAKAAYAVGADAVMVEVHPFPALALSDANQQLDFKEFDAFVENLTSTFPALNVQ; the protein is encoded by the coding sequence ATGGATCAACAAGCAGAACTAAAACGTTTACGCGATGAACTTGATTTAGTAAACGCTGATTTACTAGAATTAATTAATAAGCGGGGCGAAATCGCCGTCGAAATCGGTAAAGTAAAACGTGCGCAAGGGCTCGACCGTTACGACCCGGTTCGTGAACGTCAGATGCTTGAATCGATTGCCGAAAATAACCATGGTCCGTTCGAAACAGGACGCCTTCAGCATATGTTCAAAGAGATTTTTAAAGCGTCACTTGAATTACAGGGGGAAGACCGGACACGTAAATTGCTGGTGTCACGTAAACAAAAGCCAACGAATACGATTATCCGTGTTGGAGATGATGTCATCGGTGACGGATCCCAACAACTGATTGCTGGACCTTGTGCCGTTGAAAGTGAGGAACAAGTCTTTGAAGTAGCCGCACAGCTTGCAAAGCATGGTGTTCGCTTCATGCGTGGTGGGGCATACAAACCACGGACATCGCCTTACGATTTCCAAGGGCTCGGTTTAGAAGGATTGAAGATGTTAAAAAAAGCAGCAGATGCGCATAACTTACATGTCATCACTGAAATTATGACGCCGAGTGCCGTTGAATCTGCTTTACCATATGTTGATATCATTCAAGTCGGTGCACGTAACATGCAAAACTTCGATTTGTTAAAAGAAGTCGGGCGTACGAACAAACCCGTTCTTCTAAAACGTGGTCTTTCAGCAACACTCGAAGAGTTCATGTACGCAGCTGAATACATCATGGCGAGCGGGAACGATCAAGTCATCCTATGCGAGCGCGGTATTCGTACTTACGAACGCGCGACACGGAATACACTTGATATTTCTGCTGTTCCCATCCTGAAGCAAGAAACGCATCTTCCTGTCATGGTCGATGTCACACACTCGACAGGACGAAAAGATATTCTTTTACCAACGGCGAAAGCTGCATATGCTGTTGGGGCGGATGCCGTCATGGTCGAAGTTCATCCATTCCCTGCATTGGCACTGTCTGATGCGAATCAACAACTTGATTTTAAAGAATTCGATGCGTTCGTCGAAAACTTAACGTCAACTTTTCCGGCACTAAACGTTCAATGA
- a CDS encoding PTS transporter subunit IIC has product MLKEKGISLSPRVYFITVLSYMALGLFSSLIMGLILKTIGEGLLTRGIEATMLVTVGEQAIALTGPAIGVAVAFALEAPPLILFAAVVVGAFGYEAGGPAGSYIAALLATEFGKLFSKTTRLDIIVTPLVTLLIGFFSGKYIGSWIGTLMTDLGEVIRWGTEREPLLMGIFVATVMGLALTAPISSAALGIMLGLDGLAAGAATIGCAAQMIGFGVISYRDNGIGGLIAQGVGTSMLQVGNIIRNPWTIIPPTLAGALLAPFATVLFSLESNPAGSGMGTSGLVGPLMVLKTMGFTTEYYLAVGILCFVAPAIISYLIYRVLYRYGRIKDGDLKIDY; this is encoded by the coding sequence TTGTTAAAGGAAAAAGGGATTTCACTAAGCCCGCGGGTTTATTTCATTACAGTGCTCAGTTATATGGCGCTTGGATTATTTAGCTCGTTGATTATGGGATTGATTCTAAAAACGATTGGAGAGGGGTTGCTGACTCGGGGCATCGAGGCAACGATGCTGGTCACAGTCGGTGAACAAGCAATCGCATTGACCGGTCCTGCCATCGGTGTCGCTGTTGCCTTTGCTCTAGAAGCGCCACCCTTGATTTTATTCGCAGCTGTCGTAGTCGGGGCATTCGGATATGAGGCAGGCGGGCCTGCCGGGAGTTACATCGCGGCACTACTTGCGACAGAGTTCGGAAAACTGTTTTCAAAAACGACGCGGCTTGATATCATCGTCACACCACTTGTCACACTGTTAATCGGTTTTTTCAGTGGGAAGTATATCGGTTCTTGGATTGGAACGTTGATGACGGATCTCGGAGAAGTTATTCGCTGGGGAACGGAACGCGAACCGCTGCTGATGGGAATTTTTGTTGCGACGGTCATGGGGCTCGCGTTAACGGCGCCCATTTCAAGTGCTGCTTTAGGCATCATGTTAGGACTGGATGGATTAGCCGCAGGGGCAGCGACGATCGGTTGTGCAGCCCAAATGATTGGTTTTGGTGTCATCAGTTATCGTGATAACGGGATTGGTGGATTGATTGCACAAGGGGTAGGGACATCGATGCTTCAAGTCGGAAATATCATCCGTAATCCGTGGACGATCATTCCACCAACGCTTGCCGGGGCATTGTTGGCACCATTCGCCACAGTCTTGTTCAGTCTCGAGAGTAATCCGGCAGGTTCTGGAATGGGGACGAGCGGATTAGTTGGTCCATTGATGGTACTGAAGACGATGGGCTTCACGACAGAATATTATCTTGCTGTCGGCATCTTATGTTTCGTTGCTCCGGCAATCATCAGTTATCTAATTTACCGGGTATTGTACCGGTATGGACGTATTAAGGACGGCGATTTAAAAATCGACTATTGA
- a CDS encoding DUF1444 domain-containing protein, whose protein sequence is MELQQIRRMVTEAFEEEHYTTYFDREKSVLRIERKQDRTGVDLGLNPLVAKAKRRGVIAVEETIEYIKAVLEQTGPVSLVGNEQKVLPVIRAKSFADETKDGKRIISTPHTGETKIMYALDLGATYRLIDEDLVEQAGWTTEHLSEAARFNLKSLEAPFKVDEVAGNVFYFLSTGDGYEASRVLNKQLLADYADKVTGEFSIGIPHQDVLIFADIRNDAGYDVLQQLMFDFFTNGRVPVTALPFLYEDGNLEPVFVLAKNKHPKP, encoded by the coding sequence ATGGAATTGCAACAAATTCGCCGCATGGTGACGGAAGCATTTGAAGAAGAACATTATACGACGTACTTTGATCGTGAAAAATCGGTCCTTCGGATTGAACGAAAACAAGACCGGACGGGCGTAGATCTTGGATTAAATCCACTCGTCGCAAAGGCAAAGCGCCGCGGTGTCATTGCTGTAGAGGAGACGATTGAGTACATCAAAGCGGTGCTGGAACAAACGGGGCCTGTCTCATTAGTCGGAAATGAACAAAAAGTATTACCAGTCATTCGAGCGAAGTCGTTCGCTGACGAAACGAAAGATGGCAAACGAATCATCAGTACGCCGCATACGGGTGAAACAAAAATCATGTATGCCCTTGACTTAGGAGCGACCTATCGCTTGATTGATGAAGATTTAGTTGAACAGGCGGGATGGACGACTGAACACTTGTCTGAAGCAGCACGTTTCAACTTGAAGTCGCTCGAAGCACCATTCAAAGTCGATGAAGTCGCAGGAAATGTCTTTTATTTCTTGAGTACAGGAGATGGTTATGAGGCCAGCCGCGTCCTCAACAAACAATTGTTAGCCGATTATGCAGACAAAGTGACAGGCGAATTTTCGATTGGGATTCCGCATCAAGACGTCTTAATTTTTGCGGATATCCGAAATGACGCAGGCTATGATGTTTTGCAACAGCTGATGTTTGATTTCTTCACAAATGGACGTGTACCAGTTACAGCACTCCCGTTCCTATATGAAGACGGAAATCTTGAACCGGTCTTCGTCCTTGCGAAAAACAAGCATCCGAAACCTTGA